The window CCGCACCGCCGCCTCTGCATCCTCCCCGACGACGAGATCCACCCGCCCCCTACCTCCCCCCCGCCTCCGCCCCGTCGCCAGCCCCCGAGGTACCCCGCCCGACCGCCCCCCAGTCAGTTCTCTTCTCCGTGGCCGGATCAGCGCGACGCGTTCCTGACATTTTTTCTGGCTCTCTCCGTGGTTGGGCAGATGGAGAGGGTGCTCAAGGATGACGCCATCCAGGAGAAGGGCGAGCGCGCCAGGATGGTAACCACCCGCCTCCCATCTGATCTGCTTGTTTTCCTTCTTGGTCTGACCGGGTCGGTTCGTTCGTTCCTCCGTTGGTTCGATGGCGCTGCTGCAACTGTGTGCAATTAGTTTACTGATCTCATTTAGACTGCAAAATCCGTAGATTGTTAGTTCGGCAAGTGCCAGATCAGCAACCTGACCGTGGGCTTCGCGTAGTAGGATCTGTAGGTTACGGCGGCACACACGCACACACTGATGCTGTATTGCTGCTGCATAATGTGCTTTTGCAACTGTGCGCAATGCGTTTACCGCTCTCCTTCAACCGCAGAAGCTGAATatcactccctccgttcataaataagtGATGTGGTTTTAGTTCACTTATTTATGAACGGAGGCAATACTTTGTAGAATCATTGTTCAGCCTCTTTGTTTATGTGGGGTTCTGATTCATTTGATTTCGCCCCCCTGGCAGGCATCTTTTGTAGGTGCCATGGCGATCGCAGACTTAGTCAAGACCACATTGGGACCAAAAGGAATGGTACGTGCTGCTCGCAGAGAAAAAAAATGCAGTTTGGGCAAAAGATGGCGCCAGCCAATCGAGTGCTGGAGGATTTTCCTTGGAATTTACATGTTACCTTGTTTATGTCCAGGACAAGATCCTTCAGTCGACTGGCCGAGGGCGGAGTGTCACCGTTACAAATGATGGTGCTACCATTTTGAAGTCGCTTCATATCGACAACCCTGCTGCCAAGGTCCTTGTTGGTATCCTTTTGTTTGAGCCTACTGCTTGATGGTTTTCCTGCTGAGATGATGCTTGTTTCTAGATCTGGCAATATAGGCTTCTTGTAGCTTCTCCTGACCCCATTTGATTAGTTGGTTGTATGGATGTTCTCCCTAATTGAAAGAAAATGTAGTCCTTAATGATTGTTAGACATCTCAAAAGTCCAAGATGATGAAGTTGGTGATGGAACAACTTCTGTTGTTGTTTTGGCTGGAGAACTGTTGAGGGAGGCAGAAAAGTTGGTTAACATGAAGATTCATCCGATGACTATTATTGCAGGTAATCCTCATTTTAGACACAGTTTATTCAACATGTTATCCCTAACATTTAAAATTGTGCAACTCTTGGTTACCACCTCAATACATGTTACTAAGTTTTTGGCGAGTAATGATACAATAACAACATCTGCAGATCAGTAAGACATGTGAAGTTTGGAAAATGACATCTCATGCTTACATACTTTGTTTTTCAATTTGTCATGTTTAAATGATTAAAAGCAGCTCCCTTAGTCTAGGCAACTTCCGGATTTTAAAAGTAAGACAGTACCTTAAAAAAATGAAAGCATTGCACTTCTGTGTTGATGTCATGTTGGCGATGGACAACTATGACCCTTTGTTTTCTGTTCCATTTTCATGTTTGCGTCTTCATTTCTAATCTTTTTGGCTTGCTTATTAATGCAGAAATGATACACATGATATTTGAGAGATACACATGGATGCATGATGGAACTGTTTGCAAATATATAGCTAATCATTTAGTTACATTTCAACATCTCTAATGCTTTATCATCTCTCTGTACTATTAGGTTACAGAATGGCTGCTGAGTGTGCCAGAAATGCGTTGCTGAAAAGGACCATGGACAACAAAGACAATACAGGTCACCTATTTAGTTACTTTCTCATATATGATTTCTTAACTATATTTAAACACTATGTAATCTTCTTCTAGTAAGTACTTATGTTATGTGCGACAAAATTTATGTTTGCATTAATCCTTGGGGCGGATACTTATTTTCCCCATTTTATCTTGTAATGAGCATCACTTCCTGGAATACTAGCTTAGCACCTGGCATCGCTGATTTCCTAGTTGGGACTTGGCATTGACTTGGCAGTAATTTTCAGTCAGATGTTTAAAGTTTATTGCAGTCATTATGTTTTATATTATGGTTTATATATTAAGAGTTTGCCACCAGGAATGGTATTCTGACAATAAACCTTCATTGGTGCTGCAGACAAGTTCAGATCAGATCTCATGAACATTGCCATGACTACGCTTAGTTCAAAAATTCTCTCCCAGGACAAGGAATATTTTGCTGAACTTGCAGTTGATGCTGTCCTCAGGCTTAAGGTAAAAGTGATTGGGGGAAGTTGGTCATACCATACCTTTTCTATATGTGGGGTGTTGCTTGAAGTCTAATTCATTAGTTCATAATTATCCATTCACATTGGTACGTTCTGTTAGTAAAATGTTGATTTGGTATGCACCACACTTCTTGTTCATTGGTGGCAGGGTAGCACCAACTTGGAATCAATCCAAATTCTGAAGAAACCGGGAGGTTCTCTCAAGGATTCCTTTTTGGATGAAGGGTATGTTCTTTCAAACCCTTGTTCTTTTTTATCCCAACTATATTATGGTTCTATATCAGTTACAAACAGACTGATAAACATATACCATTTTCAATCTATTTTGCAGGTTCATTCTTGATAAGAAGATTGGCCTTGGTCAACCAAAGCGTATTGAAAACGCTAATATTCTGGTTGCAAACACTGCTATGGACACAGATAAAGTTAAGATTTATGGGGCACGTGTCCGGGTGGATTCGATGGCTAAGGTTGCAGATATTGAAGCTGCTGAGAAACAGAAAATGAGAGAGAAAGTTGAGAAAATCATTGGCCACGGGATAAACTGCTTTGTCAACAGGCAGCTAATCTACAACTTCCCTGAAGAACTTTTTGCTGATGCTGGCATACTCGCAGTTGAGCATGCTGACTTTGAGGGCATCGAGCGGCTAGCTCTTGTCACTGGAGGTGATATTGCATCAACTTTTGACAACCCAGAGTCTGTTAAGCTTGGGCACTGCAAGCTCATCGAAGAGATTATGATTGGGGAGGACAGGCTGATTCATTTCTCCGGGGTTGCGATGGGGCAAGCATGCACCATTGTCCTGAGAGGAGCAAGGTATGCCTTATTTATTTTTGGTGTAGCTCCTTATCATGCAGTGATAATATTGTATTATTCAGGCATTCTGTTTTGTTTGGCTGCAAACTGAATACATGTGTCTTGTTGTCTACAGTGAGCATGTACTTGATGAGGCGGAGAGGTCCTTGCATGATGCCCTATGTGTGCTTTCTCAGACGGTAACTGACACGCGTGTCATATATGGTGGTGGATGGCCTGAGATGGTGATGTCCAAGGAGGTGGACGAACTTGCAAGGAAGACCCCTGGGAAGAAATCTCATGCGATTGACGCCTTTTCGCGCGCCCTGCAAGCCATCCCAACAATCATTGCTGACAATGCTGGTCTGGATAGTGCTGAGCTGATCTCCCAGCTCCGAGCCGAGCACCACAAAGAGAACAGCACTGCTGGAATTGATGTCATCAGCGGCGGGGTAAGCTCACTGAGAAGACTCCGACTTGCTATGTAGGTAGTTACAACACGAGTGATTTTTGAAACTAACATGGTCTATTGTGGTGCAGCTGGGAGACATGCAGAAGCGCGGGATATGCGAGGCGTTCAAGGTGAAGCAGGCCATCGTCCTGTCGGCGACCGAGGCCGCGGAGATGATCCTGAGGGTCGACGAGATCATAACCTGCGCCCCGCGCAGGAGGGAGGACAGGATGTGAGCGCTGTCTCGATGCAGCGCTCTCTTATGTATGATGGTTTGCCGAGTTTTGGCTGGGTTGCTGTGGTCCACGACTGCTTTAAAGTTTGATCGACCCCATTTCGATTGTCGTTGAACCCTGACCCCTAAGCGACTGGAACTTGTAGCTGCTAGCGTTGTTCTGTAGGGAGTGGCTTGGTTTTCTTTCGGTTGATTTTCCACTAAGAGGATATAGTGATGTGTAAGTGTAACCTTGTTTTATGTGCATCTTTTGCATGCGGAGGACTTAGTTAAGAAGATGCATGCAATGCTACGAGTTTTCAGTTTTCCATGTGTTTGCTGTACTTGCTGGATATCTATCAGCCGTTGCTAGCAGTGTGTTGGACATGGCACATGTATGGCTGGAATCGGGCCCAGTTTTGATTGTGATTGTGCCGAAACAAGATAGGACAATCTGTGCGCAATCTGTGCGCTTGGAGTGTTTGATTATCTGTTTGACAAGTGTTTTCTTATTGTCGACTGATTAATATCGGTTCTTCTTATCTTCATTAGCTAGTTCTATTGGACGTCTGGACCACATTCAGTTGTGTTGTGGACTACTTGCTAGTAAAGGAGCTTGGCTTACATAAAACTGTCATTGCCAGAACAAACCCTGATAATCTATCTGCCTAGAAGTTCCTAAGTACCaaaatattttctttttctttttgaaataGCAGGATTCCTGCATTCATTAAGAAAAGAGTTTCTCAGTTAATTGGGGGAAAACCAGACTGCACGTTTAGTTTAGTTATATGGAGAACTACGCAAAACCCATCACAACCGCTGAGCGGCACACATAAGATACCTCACGCACACCACGCCAACGAGGGCCTCAACGAGACATCGCGTAGGCATCATCGTCATCACTCCTCCCCTGGAGGCGTTATCGCTGCCATCCCTACACCCCGAGCAAACGACTCCCACTTTGCCGTACGCGATCGTCGACCCGACCCACACTGAAGAGGCCGTGGagagatgcatgaagatctgtgccaaAACTCAGCCACCTGTGACTAGGCAGCGCACCTATGACTAGGTACGGCTAGCGCCGCAGAAAATCATCGAACGAACCATCTGCTGCCCGTCATCATACGCCACCGGGCCCCGCCACCACAACTTCGACTTTGCAGCAACAAACCAACCGAGATAATCCCGCGGACACGCTGGAGAAAAGTGGACTACCTCAACCATAGCCACGACTCCGACATTGCTCCCCCCATCATCTTGCCACAGAAGCCTCGAAGCCAACACCATCGTCTTCCGCTAGTCCTGCTTGTCAATACCCATCTCCAAAGATGAAGCCCCAAGGGAGAATACAACACCAAGGCGCTGTCATCTTCCAATCAAACAAGATCAAGGGTTTCCCCGGAGTTGNNNNNNNNNNNNNNNNNNNNNNNNNNNNNNNNNNNNNNNNNNNNNNNNNNNNNNNNNNNNNNNNNNNNNNNNNNNNNNNNNNNNNNNNNNNNNNNNNNNNNNNNNNNNNNNNNNNNNNNNNNNNNNNNNNNNNNNNNNNNNNNNNNNNNNNNNNNNNNNNNNNNNNNNNNNNNNNNNNNNNNNNNNNNNNNNNNNNNNNNNNNNNNNNNNNNNNNNNNNNNNNNNNNNNNNNNNNNNNNNNNNNNNNNNNNNNNNNNNNNNNNNNNNNNNNNNNNNNNNNNNNNNNNNNNNNNNNNNNNNNNNNNNNNNNNNNNNNNNNNNNNNNNNNNNNNNNNNNNNNNNNNNNNNNNNNNNNNNNNNNNNNNNNNNNNNNNNNNNNNNNNNNNGCCTCCAAGAGGGTACATAATGGCTACCACCACTGCCATCACTGGTCACGGCCACGACCATTACAGGGTTTTCACCCAAGCACCCGGCACCACCTCATCCGCACATCATCTCACGACAACACCCACCTAGCACCACCACCGAGCCAGCTCGCAGACGAAGAAGCCCATTGTCGGGGCAACCAACCACACCTTGCAGAGGCCACCGACCAGCACCAGCCGCTAGATCATTCAACCTCCGACGGAAAGCCGGATCACCGGATGCAGCACGAACCGCCAATCCTTGCCGAGCACCACGCCTAGAGGAACTGGGCAAATTTAAGACAAGATTTTTTTGCGCAGGAGGGAGTATATAGCACAAGTTCGGAACCAAAGGGATTGTAGAAACCATTCTTCTTATACCATACATCACAGTAGCAGAGACATCTGCTTCGGCTTCGGAGATATGATATTATACTTATCGAGTACTCGTTGCAAATTATTATATGATTAATTTATTCAGTAGaccttactcccttcattccacaaTCTAGTGCGCCTGCGTTTTCCAAAATCTAAGTTTGACCATGAATTTGTCCagcaagaccgactgcggcgggagcaaaactTATACCACTGGATTCGCTATTTCGATACAAATTTGGTGGTATAATTTTTGCTCTCGCCGCAGTCgatcttgttggttaaatttatggtcaaacttaGATCTCGGGAAACACGGTCGctctatattatggaacggagggagtactttagtgTAGGTAGTGTGAGTTAATTAGGTAGTCTTGATAGTCTTTCATATAATCTCTTCTTCAATCCTAGAAACAAAAAAAGGAACATTCTTTAGGGACATTTGGATACCAAGATTTTGGACCTTGTACTTTCATAGTTATGAATTGCGAAATAGAATCAATTATGAAATTAATTAGTATGTATCCCTCATCCCTATTGGGATCGCTTTGAACCACTATCCAGAACCCTGCGAGAGCCCTATTTTAAAGAAGAAATTGACAGTCTTTTTTAAAACTAGAACTATGGTAAAATCCAATATTTACAGGACTAGTTCTTTTATTTTGCTTATGTAGGTAAGAATTTGTCAAGTTCAATCAGTACAGTAAGAAATATTAAGTATTTTTTTGTCCGGCGAGACCAAGATTTGGACTGGGGATAAAGGATTTGCAGTCCCCTGCCTTACCACTTTGCCATGCCGCCAAACCCGAGCCAAATTTGAGCAAAATCTTATTCATCCACATTATCTTACTAATTGGTATTCGTAGGAAGTGATTATTACACCCTTTTCGATTTTTTTATATCGTTGAATCCCTTTGTACTTATCCCTTTTCAATCCCTTTTAATAAATTCATTCCTGTTTTTTTTATTGGACCCAGTTTTATTCTCTTGGATTGATTGTACTCCTATCTCAAAACACACATTGCTTAAATACCTTTTCTTTCTATTGAAAAAAAGAAAAGATTTCCAGTCACACActgccaaatttaggaaaaatcggAACCATATTCCTACGAAGCATTCCCCTTTGCTTACTAAGACAGGCATGTATCAGATTCCTATAGCACTTACAAACGCGCATGAGTCTCTGTCCGTTCGGAAAGTTCCAAAGTAGCACAAGATTCGGACGCTCTTGCCGCCGCAGCAGCTAGCTATAGGTGAAGCCTGATCTCAAAGCCCTTTACTCTTTTTTCAGCCGGGATCTGGTGGGGCAAAAAGACTAAAGCATGGGAGTACGCCACACTAAACATCCACGCAATATGATATGCTCAAATGGCACACCCAGCTGCTACCTAAGCAAAGAATAATCAGGCAAGCATCGATCTTGTTGATGAATTGTGTTGCAAGTTGCGCATCCGTGCATGCCTTTATGTCCTCCTGTATAATATGACCACCGTGTTTGGACTTTGGAGTGTGCTGCCGTAGCAACGAAAATAGCCAGgctccatgcatgcatgcagcgtGCGCGCGCACACACCACAATGGACGGCTTGCTCTCCTCGGCTAGGAATTGGGTTAGCCGCGGGCACTTCGGCCAGACGCTGCGTGATGGCACAGCGGCGGCGCCTAGTCCGCCGCCGGGCGCCAACGACTCCGAGGTGAAGGGGGCGATAGTGTTCACGTTGGTGCTCATGGCGATCCTGGGCGGCACACTCAGCGTGGTCGCCCTTGAGCGCCTCATCCGCGGCCGCTTCACCCTCTTCTCCGTCGTGCGCACCCTGTTGCGCTCCACcttcgtcctcttcctccccctgCTCTCCTACTTGTTCTCCCACTCGCAGGGGCACCAGGAGGAGCTCCTCTTCTTGCTCCTGTGGATGCTCCTCATCGAGCTCATCCGCAAGAAGGTGCACGCAATGGTGCAGTCGTCCGCCGATGGCTCCTTCTCCAGGGCCTCCGGCCGGTTCCGGCTCATGGACCACTCTGATGAGGCTACTCGCCTGGTTTGGATCGGCTACCTCATGTACTCAAACATCGACACAAATGATGATAAGGTAATATGCTTTCTTTCTCCGCCTCATCGAGAACTAGGAATTTCCCAAAATTAATCtggaaacatactccctccgtccgaaaaaacttatttctcaaatggatgtatccagCACCAGTACATCCATTTAAGAAACAAGTTTGGGAcaggctttttcggacggaggaagtacatgCTAATCTAGGTAAACTTGTCACCTACGAGTGCCCAACCATTGTAAGAGCATCTA is drawn from Triticum dicoccoides isolate Atlit2015 ecotype Zavitan chromosome 4A, WEW_v2.0, whole genome shotgun sequence and contains these coding sequences:
- the LOC119284896 gene encoding T-complex protein 1 subunit beta, with protein sequence MERVLKDDAIQEKGERARMASFVGAMAIADLVKTTLGPKGMDKILQSTGRGRSVTVTNDGATILKSLHIDNPAAKVLVDISKVQDDEVGDGTTSVVVLAGELLREAEKLVNMKIHPMTIIAGYRMAAECARNALLKRTMDNKDNTDKFRSDLMNIAMTTLSSKILSQDKEYFAELAVDAVLRLKGSTNLESIQILKKPGGSLKDSFLDEGFILDKKIGLGQPKRIENANILVANTAMDTDKVKIYGARVRVDSMAKVADIEAAEKQKMREKVEKIIGHGINCFVNRQLIYNFPEELFADAGILAVEHADFEGIERLALVTGGDIASTFDNPESVKLGHCKLIEEIMIGEDRLIHFSGVAMGQACTIVLRGASEHVLDEAERSLHDALCVLSQTVTDTRVIYGGGWPEMVMSKEVDELARKTPGKKSHAIDAFSRALQAIPTIIADNAGLDSAELISQLRAEHHKENSTAGIDVISGGLGDMQKRGICEAFKVKQAIVLSATEAAEMILRVDEIITCAPRRREDRM